In Candidatus Binatia bacterium, one DNA window encodes the following:
- a CDS encoding 3-dehydroquinate synthase family protein produces MAAQQPNNVGTIVSNASVNDDLGYPIVVSEDARSEVSAFARKAGRRTIVLCDANRVVAAIARGIAAAAGAGAPFAFVLGERRKRLSTVERVLDAMLEASVERDALVIGVGGGLASDVFGFACATYMRGVAFAHVATTLVAMVDAAIGGKTGVNLRGGKNLAGCFRDPAGVFCDVAALSTLPEAALREGLAEVVKAAIIEGGDLFEWLEELSPHPLARWPWAALVAEAVKVKTMSVADDRLESGARQVLNLGHTFAHAIERASGYRVTHGQAVALGLRAAGLLALRTGRFSEAEHLRVLTLLALFGLPLHTSLDGDAVLAAMRHDKKTRAGRQRFVLPRAIGDVEYGVECAPASVRAVLRRLQKSPGTKGDL; encoded by the coding sequence GTGGCTGCGCAGCAGCCGAATAACGTTGGGACGATCGTGAGCAACGCTTCGGTCAACGACGACCTAGGCTATCCCATCGTCGTCAGCGAGGACGCGCGATCCGAGGTCTCGGCGTTCGCGCGCAAGGCGGGACGACGCACGATCGTGTTGTGCGATGCCAACCGCGTCGTTGCGGCGATCGCGCGCGGTATCGCGGCCGCCGCCGGAGCGGGAGCGCCGTTTGCGTTTGTTTTAGGCGAGCGGCGCAAGCGCCTGAGCACGGTCGAGCGTGTGCTCGACGCGATGCTGGAGGCTAGCGTTGAGCGTGACGCGCTCGTCATCGGCGTCGGCGGCGGCTTGGCGAGCGACGTCTTCGGATTCGCGTGCGCGACGTACATGCGTGGCGTGGCCTTCGCACACGTCGCGACGACGCTCGTCGCGATGGTCGACGCCGCGATCGGAGGAAAGACCGGCGTCAACTTGCGCGGCGGAAAGAATCTCGCGGGCTGCTTTCGCGATCCCGCGGGCGTGTTCTGCGACGTCGCGGCGCTGAGCACGCTGCCCGAGGCCGCGCTGCGCGAGGGCCTGGCCGAAGTCGTGAAGGCCGCAATCATCGAGGGTGGCGATCTCTTCGAGTGGCTCGAGGAGCTCTCGCCGCATCCGCTCGCGCGCTGGCCGTGGGCCGCACTCGTCGCCGAAGCGGTCAAGGTCAAGACCATGAGCGTGGCGGACGACCGGCTCGAGAGCGGCGCGCGGCAAGTGCTCAATCTCGGCCACACCTTCGCGCACGCCATCGAGCGCGCGTCGGGCTATCGGGTCACGCACGGTCAGGCGGTCGCGCTGGGTCTGCGCGCCGCGGGCCTGCTCGCGCTGCGGACGGGCCGGTTCAGCGAGGCCGAACATCTGCGGGTGCTGACGCTGTTGGCGTTGTTTGGACTGCCGCTCCACACGTCGCTCGACGGCGACGCGGTGCTCGCGGCGATGCGCCACGACAAGAAGACGCGCGCTGGCCGTCAACGGTTCGTCCTGCCGCGCGCGATCGGCGACGTTGAGTACGGTGTGGAATGTGCGCCGGCGAGCGTGCGCGCTGTACTGCGCAGGCTGCAAAAATCCCCCGGAACCAAAGGGGATCTCTGA
- the rsgA gene encoding ribosome small subunit-dependent GTPase A: MSGKRFMPVPGDVVQVRMLEDGQTVVERIEPRGFTLERRSAVGRTKTMAANVDLLVTVTALANPAPRLVTLDQLLAFAELEGIAAAVIFTKPDLGDPEVTAGLTAFYRGLDYSTMRLNPKTGENLEAFRELIRDRRALLVGNSGVGKSTIFRALGGDTQVGAVSRHGLGRQTTTAGRLYRLPAGFLIDSPGINEFGLGAIDAQTLAPAFREMCEPATRCRFRDCTHLQEPGCAVQAAVAAGGIAASRYASYRKILLEPS, encoded by the coding sequence ATGAGCGGCAAGCGTTTTATGCCGGTTCCCGGCGACGTCGTCCAAGTGCGCATGTTGGAAGACGGTCAGACGGTCGTCGAACGCATCGAGCCGCGTGGGTTTACGCTCGAACGCCGCAGCGCGGTCGGCCGAACGAAAACCATGGCCGCCAACGTCGATCTGCTCGTCACCGTCACCGCGCTTGCCAATCCGGCGCCTCGTCTCGTCACGCTCGATCAACTCCTGGCGTTTGCCGAACTCGAGGGCATCGCAGCCGCAGTCATTTTCACCAAGCCCGACCTGGGAGATCCGGAGGTGACCGCCGGCCTGACGGCGTTCTATCGGGGACTCGACTATTCGACGATGCGCCTCAATCCCAAGACCGGCGAGAACCTCGAGGCCTTCCGTGAGCTGATCCGCGACCGCCGCGCGCTGCTGGTCGGCAACTCCGGCGTGGGCAAGAGCACGATTTTCAGGGCGCTCGGCGGCGACACGCAGGTCGGCGCCGTCTCCCGCCACGGGCTGGGCCGCCAGACCACCACGGCGGGGCGCCTCTATCGGCTGCCCGCGGGCTTCCTCATCGACAGCCCCGGGATCAACGAGTTCGGCCTGGGGGCAATCGACGCGCAGACGCTGGCCCCCGCCTTTCGCGAGATGTGCGAGCCCGCGACCCGCTGCCGGTTTCGCGACTGCACCCACCTGCAGGAGCCGGGCTGCGCGGTCCAGGCCGCGGTCGCTGCGGGAGGTATCGCGGCCAGCCGCTACGCCAGCTACCGCAAGATCCTCCTCGAACCAAGCTAG
- a CDS encoding sigma-70 family RNA polymerase sigma factor yields the protein MALCFRATPLRRERIVADYWYLCRRAARRFMRPGLDRADLEQIGAIGLIKAVDRYDSRQSAPFEAYAWLLIVGELMHYARDGERVLRAPRKVRDLERRWAIAERELWTLLGREPHDSDVALLTHATPAEVREIRAYRASSRVVSLELLHDAERGVGQYAIEDVLDRLTVENILEGLSPLERQIVRSIHLDGATVVELAARLGYSRRHVTRLHRGALERLKSLANLVK from the coding sequence GTGGCTCTTTGCTTTCGTGCAACGCCGTTGCGCCGCGAGCGCATCGTCGCGGATTACTGGTACCTATGTCGGCGCGCAGCGCGCCGCTTCATGCGGCCGGGTCTCGATCGCGCGGATCTCGAGCAGATCGGCGCGATCGGTCTGATCAAGGCCGTCGATCGTTATGATTCCCGGCAGAGCGCGCCGTTCGAGGCGTATGCGTGGCTCCTAATCGTCGGCGAGCTGATGCACTACGCGCGGGACGGCGAGCGCGTGCTGCGCGCACCGCGGAAAGTTCGCGACTTGGAGCGGCGCTGGGCGATCGCCGAGCGCGAGCTCTGGACGCTGCTCGGTCGCGAGCCGCACGACTCCGACGTCGCGCTGCTAACGCATGCGACGCCCGCGGAGGTTCGCGAGATTCGCGCATATCGTGCGAGCAGTCGCGTCGTCTCTCTGGAGCTGCTGCACGACGCGGAACGCGGGGTCGGGCAGTACGCCATCGAGGACGTTCTGGACCGGCTCACGGTAGAAAACATCCTCGAAGGTCTTTCGCCGCTCGAGCGGCAGATCGTGCGCTCGATTCACCTGGATGGCGCCACCGTCGTGGAGCTCGCAGCGCGGCTCGGATACTCGCGCCGGCACGTGACTCGCCTGCATCGCGGCGCGCTCGAACGGCTGAAATCCTTGGCGAACCTAGTGAAGTAG
- the rpsT gene encoding 30S ribosomal protein S20, with amino-acid sequence MPNIKAAEKWVLQSERRETLNKAVKSRLKTLFKGAVASREPDAARSVESAFDKASSKGIVHPNKAARKKARLAKAIKRVAVAPSKSAKTKSGRAKK; translated from the coding sequence TTGCCGAACATCAAGGCCGCCGAAAAATGGGTGCTCCAATCCGAACGGCGCGAGACGCTTAACAAGGCCGTCAAGAGCCGCCTGAAGACGCTCTTCAAGGGCGCCGTCGCATCGAGAGAGCCCGACGCAGCTCGTTCCGTCGAGAGCGCGTTCGACAAGGCCTCCTCCAAGGGAATCGTGCACCCGAACAAAGCGGCGCGCAAAAAGGCGCGGCTCGCCAAGGCCATCAAACGCGTCGCCGTCGCTCCGTCGAAGAGCGCCAAAACCAAATCCGGCCGCGCGAAGAAATAA
- a CDS encoding methyltransferase domain-containing protein, with amino-acid sequence MMGRTLWGLGPLYHSYRLFGVNNEQRPEYAVNQRVKEPIILGHIALALGKSRRSIDDAVSFAELFCADGYYAMLAAWLGASPSVGIDNDRDGFSKPVTQIARRLGLSVEFARRDVNDLNESDVYDVVANVGGLYHVRDPIDVLRKSWALARRYLIVQSVVSLANEGADYLEAPAPGWTHGSRFSADFLFGAVRAEGYRVIDSSRNVLEGNERPEDRGSVYMLIEKRPA; translated from the coding sequence ATGATGGGGCGCACCCTGTGGGGTCTCGGGCCACTCTACCACAGCTACCGCCTCTTTGGGGTTAACAATGAGCAACGCCCTGAGTACGCCGTCAACCAACGGGTCAAAGAGCCGATCATCTTAGGCCACATCGCGCTCGCGCTGGGGAAAAGCCGGCGATCCATCGACGACGCCGTCTCGTTCGCGGAGCTGTTTTGCGCCGACGGCTACTACGCGATGCTGGCGGCGTGGCTGGGGGCGTCACCGTCGGTCGGCATCGACAACGATCGGGACGGATTCAGCAAACCCGTGACCCAGATCGCGCGCCGCCTGGGGCTGAGCGTGGAGTTTGCGCGGCGCGACGTGAACGACTTGAACGAGAGCGACGTTTACGACGTCGTCGCGAACGTTGGCGGGCTCTATCACGTGCGCGATCCCATCGACGTCCTGCGCAAGTCGTGGGCCCTGGCAAGACGCTACCTGATCGTGCAGAGTGTCGTCTCGCTGGCGAACGAGGGTGCGGATTACCTCGAAGCGCCGGCGCCGGGCTGGACTCATGGAAGCCGATTCAGCGCCGATTTTCTTTTCGGCGCGGTGCGCGCCGAAGGCTACCGCGTGATCGACTCGTCCCGCAACGTGCTAGAGGGCAACGAACGGCCGGAAGATCGCGGGAGCGTGTACATGCTCATCGAGAAGCGTCCGGCGTGA
- the aroC gene encoding chorismate synthase, whose amino-acid sequence MFRYLTAGESHGPALVGILDGIPAHLRLDVGAIDATLARRQGGYGRGARMKIEQDRVEFLAGLRGGETLGSPIAVVVRNRDYDTPKVRALMDPLTGAGEPLTNPRPGHADYAGALKYRQRDLRNVLERASARETAMRVCLGAVCAEFLAALGITTRSYVTRIGAVEAPELEDWDQADVEESDVRCPHPEAAQAMIAAIDAAKAAGDSLGGRFLIRVDGLPVGVGSNRQPNQRLDGILAGAIVGMQTVKAVEIGLGAGVAATPGSRAHDVFALEGEGVVRRSNRAGGIEGGMSNGEPVVVRVSVKPIPTLTKALPSVNLHQGTDAPATIVRSDVCVVPAAAIVAEAMVRLALMEPVLEKYGGDSMEETLDNVRRSREAAGRLFARER is encoded by the coding sequence ATGTTTCGCTATCTCACTGCGGGCGAATCGCACGGGCCGGCGCTGGTCGGGATACTCGACGGCATTCCCGCTCATCTGCGGCTGGACGTCGGTGCGATCGACGCGACGCTCGCGCGGCGACAAGGCGGCTACGGGCGCGGTGCGCGGATGAAGATCGAGCAGGATCGGGTCGAGTTTTTGGCAGGATTGCGGGGCGGCGAGACGCTGGGCTCGCCCATCGCGGTGGTCGTGCGCAATCGAGACTACGATACGCCCAAGGTGCGCGCTCTGATGGACCCGCTCACCGGAGCGGGCGAACCGCTAACGAATCCGCGTCCGGGACACGCGGACTACGCCGGTGCGCTCAAGTATCGACAGCGCGACCTGCGAAACGTCTTGGAACGGGCGAGCGCGCGCGAGACGGCGATGCGAGTCTGTCTCGGTGCCGTCTGCGCAGAGTTCTTGGCTGCGCTCGGCATCACGACGCGCAGCTACGTCACGCGCATAGGCGCGGTCGAGGCGCCCGAGCTCGAGGATTGGGATCAAGCCGACGTCGAGGAGAGCGACGTTCGTTGCCCGCATCCCGAGGCCGCGCAGGCGATGATTGCGGCGATCGACGCGGCAAAGGCGGCCGGCGACTCGCTCGGCGGACGGTTCCTGATTCGCGTCGACGGGTTGCCGGTCGGCGTGGGGAGCAATCGGCAGCCGAATCAACGGCTCGACGGCATTCTGGCCGGCGCCATCGTCGGTATGCAGACGGTCAAGGCGGTGGAGATCGGGCTCGGCGCCGGCGTCGCCGCGACACCGGGTTCCCGAGCCCACGACGTGTTTGCGCTCGAGGGTGAGGGCGTCGTGCGCCGGAGCAATCGCGCGGGCGGAATCGAGGGCGGCATGAGCAACGGGGAACCGGTCGTCGTCCGCGTTTCGGTGAAGCCGATCCCGACGCTGACGAAGGCCTTGCCGTCGGTGAATCTTCATCAAGGCACCGATGCGCCGGCCACGATCGTTCGCAGCGACGTGTGCGTAGTACCCGCGGCCGCGATCGTCGCCGAGGCGATGGTTCGGCTCGCGTTGATGGAGCCGGTGCTGGAAAAGTACGGCGGCGACTCTATGGAAGAGACGCTCGACAACGTGCGTCGCAGCCGCGAGGCTGCCGGACGCCTCTTTGCGCGCGAACGATGA
- a CDS encoding shikimate kinase gives MKRHVALVGFMGSGKSTVGRRLARRMGCAFVDTDVVVAREHGPVPEIFVQEGEAAFRRYEQAAIRGALESAEPVVLALGGGALTVAANRNLLAGRAYRVFIRASPEQVLARLRKAKEMRPLLGDTPTLATIRALYDKRMPQYEVADHVVRADRLSGRQVLDDIVEWLRSSRITLGRS, from the coding sequence ATGAAACGCCATGTGGCGTTGGTCGGCTTCATGGGATCCGGAAAATCGACGGTAGGACGACGACTCGCGCGGCGGATGGGATGCGCGTTCGTAGACACCGACGTCGTCGTGGCGCGCGAGCACGGCCCCGTGCCGGAGATCTTCGTGCAGGAAGGCGAGGCGGCGTTTCGGCGCTACGAACAGGCCGCGATCCGCGGCGCTCTCGAGAGCGCGGAACCGGTCGTACTCGCCTTGGGCGGCGGAGCACTCACGGTAGCGGCTAATCGCAACCTGTTGGCAGGCCGGGCGTATCGCGTCTTCATTCGCGCATCGCCCGAACAGGTGCTGGCGCGGCTGCGTAAGGCGAAGGAGATGCGGCCGCTGCTCGGAGATACGCCGACGCTTGCGACGATACGAGCGCTTTACGACAAGCGCATGCCGCAGTACGAGGTCGCGGACCACGTCGTCCGGGCCGATCGCCTGAGCGGCCGGCAAGTGCTCGATGACATCGTCGAGTGGCTGCGCAGCAGCCGAATAACGTTGGGACGATCGTGA
- the cdaA gene encoding diadenylate cyclase CdaA, producing the protein MTLSALGPVGVSDVIDVIATSVLIYYVLLLIRGTRAVQILIGILVVVGLLGIANLLHLSMLGTVLRLIVVGAAVSIPIVFQPELRRALEQIGRGGLFRMEAADGEPGWGRPEDRAIVVIARTASLLARNRRGAILVIEQQTGLKEYCESGTMLHANISEELLLSIFAPASPLHDGAVVVREGRIEAAGCFLPLAEQPLTNLRIGTRHRAALGLTEQTDAVVLVVSEQTGAITIARAGRLSRPIDDEQRLVRMLLAITRPPRRERRRTNDIISNLRLRMRSGRRERESHAVH; encoded by the coding sequence ATGACGCTTAGCGCGCTGGGCCCCGTCGGAGTCTCGGACGTGATCGACGTCATCGCGACGAGCGTGTTGATCTATTACGTGTTGCTGCTGATCCGCGGCACGCGCGCGGTGCAGATTCTGATCGGGATACTCGTGGTCGTCGGGCTGCTCGGCATCGCGAATCTGCTCCACTTGTCCATGCTGGGAACGGTGCTGCGCCTGATCGTGGTGGGCGCGGCGGTCTCCATTCCGATCGTGTTTCAGCCCGAACTACGACGCGCGCTCGAGCAGATCGGTCGCGGTGGCCTCTTTCGGATGGAGGCTGCGGACGGCGAGCCGGGTTGGGGACGCCCGGAGGATCGGGCGATCGTAGTGATCGCGCGCACCGCATCGCTGCTCGCACGCAACCGCCGCGGCGCGATCCTCGTGATCGAGCAGCAGACCGGGCTCAAGGAGTATTGCGAGAGCGGGACGATGTTGCACGCCAACATCTCCGAAGAGTTACTGCTCTCGATCTTCGCGCCGGCATCGCCGCTGCACGACGGCGCCGTCGTGGTGCGCGAGGGCCGGATCGAGGCCGCGGGGTGCTTTTTGCCGCTGGCGGAGCAGCCGCTGACGAACCTGCGCATCGGGACGCGGCATCGCGCCGCACTCGGCCTGACCGAACAGACCGACGCCGTCGTGCTCGTGGTTTCCGAACAGACCGGCGCGATCACGATCGCCCGCGCAGGCAGGCTGTCGCGCCCCATCGATGACGAACAGCGGCTCGTCAGAATGCTGCTGGCGATCACGCGGCCGCCCCGGCGCGAGCGCCGCCGAACGAACGACATAATCTCGAACCTGCGCCTACGCATGCGCTCGGGACGCCGCGAGCGCGAATCGCATGCAGTTCATTGA
- the priA gene encoding primosomal protein N', protein MPLTYDAGTLDLAVGDVVRVPLGGRDAVAFVVSPVREWGEPEHALKAVRQRLDVPRAFDETGLHLAKFVAEQYLCTLGEALNAVVLADAVPRIRDSFVLGPRPNPRRFPSVPARLIRLIWEEFPDGFALEQLLRHPEARRAADRRALLVHVRALVRSGVLQRERRLVEPRTSEYRVRTLSLGDGAIAGKKAQALIAFVRAQREVARADALLAGFSNSVIARAVRVGALREHYERPKPSRRSRTAADPIASPTPEQERVLEWIDAALERGGFDAALLHGVTGSGKTFVYTKAIERVVGQGRRAIVLVPEISLTPQAAQRFEAAFGDRVAVLHSALSQRERFDAWQASGRGEIDVVVGARSAVFAPLRDVGLLVVDEAHDPSYRQETVPRYNAVEVARERMRCERGLLVLGSATPSLESYAAAERGQVVRLEMHERATAQPLPEVRIVDLRKEFEVGNRGIFGSALVQAIGERLKRGEKSLLFVNRRGSAASLICRRCGTTPECPRCSVALSVHRAERLLRCHYCDYQAGIPRVCSACGFEGIVELGIGTERVVEEVARLFPKARVLRMDSDTTTRVGDHARILAAFESDGDVLVGTQMVAKGLDYPTVTLAAVVAADLGLHLPDFRAAERSFALIAQVCGRSGRGRRGEAIVQTYAPEHPAIRFAAQHDYEGFAEAELQERNAAGFPPARRLAYLGVIGRDRRRVTERAARYAAQLREAEFVEVLGPAPYPIVRVNNEWRYRIVLRTTKPAALRDLIRAAILPLANADRATRLAIAIDP, encoded by the coding sequence TTGCCGCTAACCTACGACGCGGGAACGCTGGACCTGGCGGTCGGCGACGTCGTGCGCGTTCCGCTCGGGGGCCGCGACGCCGTCGCATTTGTCGTCTCGCCGGTGCGCGAGTGGGGCGAACCGGAGCACGCGCTCAAGGCGGTGCGCCAGCGGCTGGACGTCCCGCGGGCATTCGATGAAACCGGCCTGCACCTCGCGAAGTTCGTCGCCGAGCAGTACTTGTGCACGCTGGGCGAGGCGCTAAACGCGGTCGTGCTCGCGGACGCGGTTCCGCGCATACGCGATTCGTTCGTGCTCGGCCCGCGGCCCAACCCGCGGCGGTTTCCGTCGGTGCCGGCTCGACTGATCCGGCTGATCTGGGAAGAGTTTCCCGACGGCTTCGCGCTCGAACAGCTGCTGCGCCACCCGGAGGCTCGTCGCGCCGCCGACCGGCGCGCGCTCCTCGTACACGTGCGCGCCCTCGTACGATCCGGAGTGCTGCAGCGCGAGCGCCGGCTCGTGGAACCGCGTACGTCGGAGTATCGCGTGCGCACGCTCTCGCTCGGTGACGGCGCGATCGCGGGGAAAAAGGCGCAGGCGTTGATCGCGTTCGTACGGGCGCAGCGCGAAGTAGCCCGCGCCGATGCGCTGCTCGCCGGCTTTAGCAACAGCGTGATCGCGCGTGCGGTTCGCGTGGGTGCCCTGCGCGAGCATTACGAGCGGCCGAAGCCGAGCCGGCGATCCCGCACCGCTGCGGACCCGATCGCGTCGCCTACGCCGGAGCAGGAGCGCGTCCTGGAATGGATCGACGCGGCGCTCGAGCGGGGTGGTTTCGATGCGGCGCTGCTCCACGGCGTGACCGGAAGCGGCAAGACCTTCGTGTACACCAAGGCGATCGAGCGCGTCGTAGGACAGGGGCGGCGCGCCATCGTGCTCGTGCCGGAGATCTCGCTGACGCCGCAGGCGGCGCAGCGATTCGAAGCGGCATTCGGCGATCGCGTCGCGGTGCTTCATTCGGCGCTGTCGCAGCGTGAGCGCTTCGATGCGTGGCAGGCGTCTGGGCGCGGCGAGATCGACGTGGTGGTGGGGGCGCGCAGCGCCGTATTCGCTCCTTTGCGCGACGTGGGATTGCTCGTCGTCGACGAGGCTCACGATCCGTCGTACCGGCAGGAGACGGTGCCGCGCTACAACGCGGTGGAGGTCGCCCGGGAGCGCATGCGCTGTGAGCGCGGGCTGCTCGTGCTCGGGAGCGCCACGCCGTCGCTGGAGAGTTACGCTGCGGCGGAGCGCGGGCAGGTCGTGCGTCTGGAGATGCACGAGCGCGCGACGGCGCAGCCGCTGCCCGAGGTCCGCATCGTCGATCTGCGTAAGGAGTTCGAGGTCGGCAATCGCGGGATCTTCGGCAGCGCGCTCGTACAAGCGATCGGCGAGCGGCTGAAGCGCGGCGAGAAGAGCCTGCTCTTCGTGAATCGCCGCGGCAGCGCCGCGTCATTGATTTGCCGCCGCTGCGGAACGACGCCCGAGTGTCCGCGCTGCAGCGTCGCGCTCTCCGTGCATCGCGCCGAGCGGTTGTTGCGCTGCCACTACTGCGATTATCAGGCAGGGATTCCGCGCGTATGCTCGGCGTGCGGGTTCGAGGGCATCGTGGAGCTGGGGATCGGAACGGAGCGGGTCGTCGAAGAGGTGGCGCGCCTGTTTCCGAAGGCCCGCGTGCTGCGCATGGACTCGGACACGACGACGCGCGTCGGCGACCATGCGCGCATCCTCGCAGCGTTCGAGTCCGACGGCGACGTGTTGGTCGGAACGCAGATGGTGGCCAAGGGGTTGGACTATCCGACCGTGACGCTGGCGGCAGTCGTGGCCGCGGATCTCGGCCTGCACCTCCCGGATTTTCGCGCGGCCGAGCGCAGCTTCGCGCTAATCGCGCAGGTCTGCGGGCGCAGCGGCCGGGGCCGGCGCGGCGAGGCGATCGTACAGACATACGCACCGGAACATCCGGCCATACGCTTCGCGGCGCAACACGACTACGAGGGCTTCGCGGAAGCGGAACTGCAGGAGCGGAACGCAGCGGGATTTCCTCCGGCGCGGCGACTCGCATACTTGGGCGTCATCGGGCGCGACCGTCGACGCGTCACGGAACGCGCCGCGCGTTACGCGGCGCAGCTGCGCGAGGCGGAGTTCGTGGAGGTCTTGGGGCCGGCCCCCTACCCGATCGTTCGCGTCAATAACGAATGGCGCTACCGAATCGTCCTTCGAACGACGAAGCCTGCAGCATTGCGAGATCTGATTCGCGCGGCGATTCTTCCGCTCGCCAACGCTGACCGCGCCACGCGGCTCGCGATCGCCATCGACCCCTGA
- the glmM gene encoding phosphoglucosamine mutase has translation MSRLFGTDGVRGVANRELTPELAMRIGRAAASLLPDGIEQRPVIVGRDTRVSGTMLEAAIVAGITSVGRDAVSVGIVPTPAIACITRAEDAAAGVVISASHNPIADNGIKFFGSDGFKLSDSLEDEIEALLDSHTLPRPTGTAVGVARVAQNLARHYYAELYDGSPDLRGLRVVVDGGFGAAYAIAPYALRKLGAEVTEINCDDDGARINVQCGATNLKALQEAVAAENGGSGRKAIGVAFDGDADRVLFVDETGAVATGDHVMFALGRGMHAQGELRGDTIVGTVMSNIGFERALRRHGITLLRTPVGDRYVLEQMREGDFALGGEQSGHVVDFRYNTTGDGPRTAVTLLALIAAHATTLHELVREVVIAPQVLVNVRAGNREVLAAPAVREEIAAAEAALNGSGRLLIRPSGTEPLIRVMAEGDDRALVIALASRVAARIEQEVERTGSA, from the coding sequence GTGAGCCGGCTGTTCGGAACCGACGGCGTGCGGGGCGTCGCGAACCGCGAGCTCACGCCGGAGCTCGCGATGCGCATTGGCCGCGCGGCGGCGAGCCTGCTTCCGGACGGGATCGAGCAGCGCCCGGTGATCGTCGGGCGGGACACGCGCGTCTCCGGAACGATGCTGGAGGCGGCGATCGTCGCCGGCATCACGTCGGTCGGGAGGGACGCCGTGTCGGTCGGCATCGTTCCCACGCCTGCGATCGCGTGCATTACGCGCGCCGAGGACGCGGCGGCCGGAGTCGTCATCAGCGCGTCGCACAATCCGATTGCGGACAACGGCATCAAGTTCTTCGGGTCGGACGGGTTCAAGCTTTCCGATAGCCTCGAGGACGAGATCGAGGCACTGCTGGATTCCCACACGCTTCCGCGTCCGACCGGAACCGCCGTCGGCGTGGCTCGCGTGGCGCAAAATCTTGCGCGCCACTATTACGCAGAGCTGTACGACGGCAGCCCCGATCTGCGCGGGCTGCGCGTCGTCGTCGACGGCGGTTTCGGCGCGGCCTACGCGATCGCGCCGTACGCCTTGCGCAAGCTCGGTGCGGAGGTCACGGAAATCAACTGCGACGACGACGGAGCGCGCATCAACGTGCAATGCGGCGCGACGAATCTGAAAGCGCTGCAGGAGGCCGTCGCGGCCGAAAACGGCGGGAGCGGACGGAAGGCGATTGGCGTCGCCTTCGACGGCGATGCCGACCGGGTACTGTTCGTCGACGAGACCGGCGCCGTCGCGACCGGCGATCACGTCATGTTTGCGCTGGGCCGCGGAATGCACGCGCAGGGCGAGCTGCGGGGCGATACGATCGTGGGAACGGTGATGAGCAACATCGGTTTCGAGCGTGCGCTGCGCCGGCACGGCATTACGCTGCTGCGTACGCCGGTCGGCGACCGCTACGTGCTCGAGCAGATGCGCGAGGGAGACTTCGCGCTCGGCGGAGAGCAGTCCGGGCACGTGGTCGACTTTCGTTACAACACGACCGGCGACGGACCACGCACGGCGGTGACGCTTCTCGCGCTGATAGCGGCGCACGCGACGACGCTGCACGAACTCGTTCGTGAGGTCGTCATCGCGCCGCAGGTATTAGTAAACGTGCGCGCGGGCAATCGCGAGGTACTCGCGGCGCCGGCGGTCCGCGAGGAGATCGCCGCGGCCGAGGCCGCGCTGAACGGAAGCGGCCGACTCCTCATACGGCCGTCCGGGACCGAGCCGCTAATTCGCGTGATGGCCGAGGGCGACGATCGCGCTTTGGTCATCGCGCTGGCAAGCCGTGTTGCCGCTCGAATCGAGCAGGAGGTCGAACGAACCGGCTCCGCCTAG
- a CDS encoding CdaR family protein translates to MQFIEKNFSLKLLALGLAIVGWAYFRFANSPTGAAAPDQQLSIPIAAVNLPLGYVAHFADHQAVVTVAAKGGEPAVKPEEIKAVLDLSNKGTGIYNVPVQLVAPDVVVQSLSPASITLTVEPIEQRPFPVTLHYVGARTGGIVVASGRVEPQTAVVRGPASVLGQVSAVQADVALPSAAGDVDEMVRAVAVNSGGTEVSGLSVAPNLVRVQMHSAAGTGKTK, encoded by the coding sequence ATGCAGTTCATTGAGAAGAACTTCTCGCTGAAGCTGCTGGCGTTAGGACTAGCGATCGTCGGCTGGGCCTACTTTCGCTTCGCAAACAGTCCCACCGGGGCCGCGGCGCCCGACCAGCAACTGTCCATTCCGATCGCGGCGGTGAATCTGCCGCTTGGGTACGTTGCGCATTTCGCCGATCACCAAGCCGTCGTGACCGTTGCCGCCAAAGGCGGCGAGCCGGCCGTCAAACCGGAGGAGATCAAAGCGGTGCTCGACCTTTCGAACAAGGGCACGGGAATCTATAACGTTCCGGTACAGCTGGTCGCTCCCGACGTCGTGGTCCAGAGCCTGAGCCCGGCGTCAATCACGCTGACGGTCGAGCCGATCGAGCAGCGTCCGTTCCCGGTCACCCTGCATTACGTAGGAGCGCGGACCGGCGGCATCGTCGTCGCGAGCGGCCGAGTCGAACCGCAGACGGCGGTCGTCCGCGGGCCCGCTTCCGTGCTCGGGCAGGTTTCCGCGGTCCAGGCCGACGTCGCGCTGCCGAGCGCGGCCGGGGACGTCGACGAAATGGTCCGAGCCGTCGCCGTGAACTCGGGCGGCACGGAGGTTTCGGGACTCTCCGTCGCCCCGAATCTCGTTCGCGTGCAGATGCACTCCGCCGCCGGCACCGGAAAGACGAAGTGA